CGCGCCCGCGCAGGCCGAACTAGGATCGGCTGCGGGAGCGGACGTGAATGAGCATCCCGATTTAGACTCGTCGTTTCTGCCACACCCGAAGGAGCAGCACATGGCACCGCATCCCGCCCGGCGCGGGTGGAGCTACGCGGAATTCGCCAGGCTCCCCGACGACGGCAATCGCTACGAAGTCATCGACGGAGAGCTTTTCGTGACGCCCGCACCGCAGCCGCTGCACACGCTCGTAGGCTTCAAGCTCGCGACCGTTCTGGACGCGTTCGTCGCACATCATGACCTGGGCTGGGTGATGCCTGCTCCGGTTGACGTCCTGTTCGGGGATGGCGACTACGTCCAGCCGGACGTCGTGTTCGTTCGGCGCGAGAATGGGGAATCGATCACTGATCGCGGCATCGAGGTGCCACCGGACCTGGTGGTCGAGGTGCTCTCTCCGGGAACCGCGCTCAGGGATCGCGGTTTGAAGCGCGAGCGGTACGCATACTTTGGCGTTCCGCAGTTCTGGATCGTGGAGCCTGTCCGGCAGCAGGTGGAGATATACCGCCTGGACGAAGACCCGGATCGGCCCGCGGTGGTGGCCCACGATTCGCTCGAGTGGCAACCGGTGCCGGGCGCGCCCACGCTGCTGATCAGGATTTCCGATTTCATGCG
The genomic region above belongs to Longimicrobium sp. and contains:
- a CDS encoding Uma2 family endonuclease, translated to MNEHPDLDSSFLPHPKEQHMAPHPARRGWSYAEFARLPDDGNRYEVIDGELFVTPAPQPLHTLVGFKLATVLDAFVAHHDLGWVMPAPVDVLFGDGDYVQPDVVFVRRENGESITDRGIEVPPDLVVEVLSPGTALRDRGLKRERYAYFGVPQFWIVEPVRQQVEIYRLDEDPDRPAVVAHDSLEWQPVPGAPTLLIRISDFMRGFT